The following are encoded in a window of Palaemon carinicauda isolate YSFRI2023 chromosome 31, ASM3689809v2, whole genome shotgun sequence genomic DNA:
- the LOC137624949 gene encoding keratin-associated protein 19-8-like, which produces MKTISVALLVLVAFFALLELTEALPAPEPSRRFFFGGSPYGFGGYGYRPHGFGFGYGGYGGGFGSFGGSYGGFGFYG; this is translated from the exons ATGAAAACG ATCAGTGTTGCCCTCTTGGTGTTGGTGGCATTTTTTGCCCTCCTGGAACTGACTGAAGCCCTTCCAGCACCTGAACCCAGCAGACGGTTCTTCTTTGGAGGTAGTCCCTATGGATTCGGCGGCTATGGCTACAGACCACATGGCTTTGGCTTCGGCTACGGCGGATACGGAGGCGGATTCGGAAGCTTTGGTGGCAGCTACGGCGGATTTGGATTTTACGGCTGA
- the LOC137624950 gene encoding keratin-associated protein 19-8-like, with product MKTIIVALLVLVAFFALMELTGALPAPEPSRRFFFGGSPYGFGGYGYRPHGFGFGYGGYGGGFGGFGGGYGGFGGFYG from the exons ATGAAGACG ATCATTGTTGCCCTCTTGGTGTTGGTGGCATTTTTTGCCCTCATGGAACTGACTGGAGCCCTTCCAGCACCTGAACCCAGCCGACGGTTCTTCTTTGGAGGTAGTCCCTATGGATTCGGCGGCTATGGCTACAGACCACATGGCTTTGGCTTTGGCTACGGTGGATACGGAGGCGGATTCGGAGGCTTTGGTGGTGGATATGgtggatttggaggattttatggttga
- the LOC137624951 gene encoding keratin-associated protein 19-8-like, translating to MKTISVALLVLVAFFALLELTGALPAPEPSRRFFFGGSPYGFGGYGYRPHGFGFGYGGYGGGFGGFGGSYGGFGGFYG from the exons ATGAAAACG ATCAGTGTTGCCCTCTTGGTGTTGGTGGCATTTTTCGCCCTTCTGGAACTGACTGGAGCCCTTCCAGCACCTGAACCCAGCCGACGGTTCTTCTTTGGAGGTAGTCCCTATGGATTCGGCGGCTATGGCTATAGACCACATGGCTTTGGCTTTGGCTACGGTGGATACGGAGGCGGATTCGGGGGCTTTGGTGGCAGCTACGGAGGATTTGGAGGATTCTACGGGTGA
- the LOC137624952 gene encoding keratin-associated protein 19-8-like isoform X1, with the protein MKTTSVALLVLVAFFALMEVTGAFPAPEPSRRFFFGGSPYGFGGYGYRPHGFGFGYGGYGGGFGGFGSSYGGFGFYG; encoded by the exons ATGAAAACG ACCAGTGTTGCCCTCTTGGTGTTGGTGGCATTTTTTGCCCTGATGGAAGTGACTGGAGCCTTTCCAGCACCTGAACCCAGCCGACGGTTCTTCTTTGGAGGTAGTCCCTATGGATTCGGTGGCTATGGCTACAGACCACATGGCTTTGGCTTTGGCTACGGCGGATACGGAGGCGGATTTGGAGGCTTTGGTAGCAGCTACGGCGGATTTGGATTTTACGGCTGA
- the LOC137624952 gene encoding keratin-associated protein 19-8-like isoform X3: MKTTSVALLVLVAFFALMEVTGAFPAPEPSRRFFFGGSPYGFGGYGYRPHGFGFGYGGYGGGFGGFGSSYGGFGFYG; the protein is encoded by the coding sequence ACCAGTGTTGCCCTCTTGGTGTTGGTGGCATTTTTTGCCCTGATGGAAGTGACTGGAGCCTTTCCAGCACCTGAACCCAGCCGACGGTTCTTCTTTGGAGGTAGTCCCTATGGATTCGGTGGCTATGGCTACAGACCACATGGCTTTGGCTTTGGCTACGGCGGATACGGAGGCGGATTTGGAGGCTTTGGTAGCAGCTACGGCGGATTTGGATTTTACGGCTGA